In Kaistia defluvii, the sequence GCTCTCGTCAGGCGTGGTGGACACGGTTGGTTGCCTTCTGGTTTCGCCGCGCCTGCAACGTGCAGGGCGGATAGGGCCGTCCGCACAACCGATACGCGGAACGATGGCCCGTTGACAATATCCTCGAACTGCCCCTACGATTTGCATAACAGAACCATGTTCGGCTTAACAGAACAGATAAATGGTTGCGACGGGGAAGTGCAGGATGCGGTCGGAACGTCAGAGTTTCTGTCCCGGGGAGGCGCGCATGGATCGATCGGTTGCGGTCGGCAGACGCGATCTTCGCCGGGTGCTTTCGACACCGGCGCCGGCTGACGGATTCGTTCAGCCCCGATGCCGCGTCGGGCAACAGCCATAGCCGTCTGGGTTCATCCCCGCTTTTCCGGGGCCGTCGACGGTCTCGCATCTTTTCCGATCCCTTCTTGAAGGCGCCGCCGCTCTCGGTTGCGCCCGCATTCTGGAGCCGATAATGGGCCTTCGCTTTGCCGTCGATACGGGCGGCACCTTCACCGACCTGATGGTCGCCACGGAAGATGGCGTTCTCAGCATGCACAAGGCGTCGACGACGCCGTCCGATCCCGTCGCCGGGGTGATCGACAGCCTGCGGATCGCTGCCGAGGCGGCGGGCGAGGACCTGCACAGCTATCTGGGTCGCGGCGAGATCCTCGTCCACGGCACGACGCATGCGATCAACGCCATCGTCACCGGCTCGACCGCCCGCACGGCCTTCCTGACGACCAAGGGCCATCCGGATACGCTGGTTTTTCGCGAGGGCGGGCGCATCGAGCCGTTCAATTTCACGGTGCCCTACACCGAGCCTTATGTGCCGCGTGCACTCACCTTCGAGGTGCCGGAGCGCATCACGGTCAGCGGCGCGGTCAAGACCCCGCTGGATGAGGCGGCCGTGATCGAGATCCTGGCGAAGCTGAAGGCGGCCGAGGTCGAGGCGATCGGCGTGTCGTTTCTGTGGTCGGTGGTTGATCCGGCGCATGAACTGGCCGTCGGCGCGCTGATTGAAAAGCACCTGCCGGGCGTGCCCTACACGCTGTCGCATGAGATCAACCCGTCGATCCGCGAATATCGCCGCGCCTCCTCGACCTGCATCGACGCCTCGCTGAAGCCGGTCATGGGCGCCTATATGCGCGGCCTCGAACAGCGCCTGCGGGACGCCGGCTTCCAGGGCCGCGTGCTCGTCGTCACCTCGCAGGGCGGCGTGATGGACGCGGCGCGGGTGGCGGAAGCCCCGGTGCATCTGATCAATTCCGGACCGAGCATGGCCCCGGTCGCGGCCAAGGCCTATGGCGCCGATGACGCGGCCGAAACCCTGATCGTCGGCGACACCGGCGGCACCACCTTCGACGTCTCGCTGGTCCGGCGCGGCCGCATTCCGCGCAGCCGCGAAACCTGGCTCGGCCAGCCTTTCCGCAGCCACATGACCGGCATGCCCTCCGTCGACGTGAAGAGCATCGGCGCCGGCGGCGGTTCGATCGCCTGGGTCGATGCGGGCGGCCTTCTTCATGTCGGTCCGAAGAGCGCCGGTGCGGTTCCGGGCCCCGTCTGCTATGGCCGTGGCGGCAAGAAGCCGACCCTGACCGACGCCTCCGTCGCGCTCGGCTTCATCGATGCCGAGTTCTTCCTCGGCGGCAAGATGGCGCTGAACAAGCAGGGCGCGCTCGACGCGATCCGCACCGACGTGGCCGAGCCCCTCGGCAAGACGGTCGAGCAGGCGGCCGAGGTGATCGTGGCGCTGGCGACCGAGCACATGGTCCAGGCGATCATGGACATCACCGTCAACCAGGGCATCGACCCGACGCAGGCGACCTTTGTCGCGGGCGGCGGCGCCGCCGGCATCAACTGCGTGGCGATCGCCCGGCGTCTCGGCTGCAAGCGCGTGCTGGTGACGGAAGCCGGCGCCGCGCTCTCGGCCTCCGGGGCACTGATTTCCGACCTGACCGCGCACCAGCAGGCCATGTTCCATTCGCGCAGCGACAGCTTCGACGTCGACGGCGTTAACAAGGTGCTGGCCGGCCTCAAGGCCTCCTGCGACGCCTTCGCGGCAGGCCCCGGCGCCGGCGCCAAGGCGGTCGAAATCGATTGGTCGACCGAGGCGCGCTACATGGACCAGGCCTGGGAAATCGAGGTCCCGCTCCGGGTGCCGAGCTTCGTGGGCGGCGATGACGTTCGCACGCTGGTCGCCGATTTCCACCAGATGCACCAGGATATCTTCGCCGTCAGCGACGACAAGGCGGAGATCGAGACCGTGAGCTGGAATGCCGAGGTGCGCTGCCGCATCGGCTCCGGCGTGCCCGGCCGTCTCGCAGCCGACAGCCGTCCGGCCAAGCTGCCGTCGCGCCCGGTCCGCTTCCTCGGCACCGACTGGATCGACGCCGATGTCTGGCGGCTCGAATCCATCCCGGAAGGCCAGCCCTTGCTTGGCCCGGCCATCGTCGAATCCGATTTCACGTCGATCGTCATCGATCCCGGCGCAAAGGCCTGGCGCGACGCATCCGGCAATCTCGTCATCGAAGTCTGAGCGGAGAGAGACCCATGTCCGACACCAACAAGATGGATGGCTCGACGCTCGCGGTGCTGACCGCCCGCTTCGAGGGCATCGCCCGCAAGATGGCGAACACGCTGCACCGCACCGGCCGCTCCGGGATTCTCACCATCGCGCGCGATTTCTCCTGCGTCGTGCTGACAGCCAAGCACGAGCTGCTGGCAACGGCCGAAAGCCTGCCCAACCATGTGCTGCGCGGGCCCGACATCATGTCGCGCACGATGACCGACAATCATCCGGTGCTGAAGCGCGGCGACGCCTTCCTGCACAATTCGCCCTATCACGGCTGTACCCATCCCGCCGATCACTCGATCCTGATCCCGATCATTGACGAGGCGGGCGTTCATCGCTTCACCGTGCTCGCCAAGGCGCACCAGGCCGATTGCGGCAACTCGCTGCCGACGACCTATATGGGCGCGGCGCTCGACGTCTATAATGAGGGCGCGCTGATCTTCCCGGCCGTGAAGGTGCAGGACAACTACCAGCACGTCATGGACATCATCCGCATGTGCCAGATGCGCATCCGCGTGCCGGACCAGTGGTGGGGCGACTATCTGGCGACGCTGGGCGCCGCGCGCGTCGGCGAGCGCGAGATCCTGGCGCTCGGCAAGGAAATCGGCTGGGACCGGCTGGAAGACTATTCGCAGCAATGGTTCGACTACAGCGAGAAGCGGATGATCGAGGTGATCCGCGCACTGCCCAAGGGCCGCGTGACGCGCACCAGCACGCACGACGCGTTCCCCGGCACGCCGGCGGAAGGCGTGACGATCACGGCGACGGTCGAGGTCAAGCCGGAAGAGGCGATGATCGAGGTCGACATGACCGACAACCCTGACTCGATGCCGAACGGGCTCAACCTGTCGGAGGCCTGTTCGCTGTCGGCGCCGATGATCGGCATCTTCAATTCGATCGATCACACCGTGCCGAAGAACGAGGGCAGCTTCCGCCGCATCAAGATCCACCTGCGCGATGGCTGCGTCGTCGGAAGGCCGCGGCATCCGACTTCCTGCTCGGTCGCGACCACCAATATTGCCGATCGCGTCGCCAATCCGGTCCAGGCGGCTTTGGCCGAACTCGCCGATGGCCTCGGCCAGGCCGAGACGGGCGCCTTGATCCCGCCCTCCTGCGGCGTGGTTTCCGGCGTGCATGACGGCAAGCCCTTCGTCAACGAGGTTTATCTCGGTTGCACGGGCGGGGCTGGCACGCCCTGGACGGATGGCTGGCTGACCATCCTGCATGTCGGCAATGCCGGCATGTGCTACCAGGACTCGATCGAGATCGACGAGCTTCGCCACCCCATTTTTGTCCATGCGCGGCGCCTCATCTCGGATTCGGAAGGCGCGGGAAGGTTCCGTGGCGCGCTCGGCGCCTATTCGGAGTTCGCGCCGGTCGACTGCTCGATGACGGTCGCCTATGTCAGCGACGGCAACGTCAATCCGGCGCTGGGCACCCGTGGCGGCCTGGCGGGGGCGACCTCGGCGCAATATCGCCGCCTGGCCGACGGCACGCTGCAGCCGGTTCCGGCCTGTGCTGAAGTCGTCATCGGTCCCGACGAAACCATGGTCTCGATCAGCGGTGGCGGCGGTGGCTACGGCCATCCGCATGAGCGCGATCCGGCCCGCGTCCTGCACGATGTGAAGGAAGGCTGGATCAGCCGCGACCGGGCGGCCTCGGTCTATGGCGTCGTACTGACGGACGACAACCGCGTCGACGCCGAACGGACCGCGGAGGCAAGGCAGGCGCTGGATCCCGCCTAGCGCTTTCGCGAAGAAATGCCGGATCGCGCAACGAGACCGCGATCCGGCAAGTTGTGGGGGCTGGTCCTGTGCGCCGGGCGGGCTGACCGGTCAGCGCGGGGCAGGGGCCGGGCCGAACGGGTTGAGCGCCAGCGCCCTGGCCACGGCGGCGACGGCGGCCTGGGCCCGCACGCTGTTGCCGACCGGGTCGAGCGGCGGCGAAAAGGCGGCGATCGCCATCTTGCCGGGCGCAACCGCGAGGATCCCGCCCCCGACGCCGCTCTTGCCCGGCAGGCCGACCGTATACGCCCAGTCGCCGGAGGCCGAGCATGCCTTCCGTCCTTTGCACTTCCGTGATCATCAGAAGGCCGAAGCATCAGCGAGAATAGTCGAGTCCGATAAGGCGGATCCTGCCGTTGTCTGCGAACGATTCGGGTGTAAATTGGTTTCTCGGGCAAGGGTAGATGGCGCTCCGCGGCGGGGCTCCCGATCGCGACCAAGGAACCAGGGTGAGCGTTTTCTGTCTGATCGCGGTCCGGAACGAAGAACGGTACCTGCCCGGCTTTCTGCACCACATCCGCGACCATGTGGACGGCATCATCGCCCTGGATGACGGCTCCACGGATGGAACGACGCAAATTCTCGCCAACGAGCCGCGCGTTGCATCCGTCCTCAGCGAGGCGCGCGGGGGACCGCCGCATGCGAACGAAACCCGCAACCGCCACCGCCTGCTGGTCGAGGCTGCCCGGCTCGGCGCCCGGTGGGTTCTCTGCGCGGATGCCGATGAGCGGTTCGAAGATGCTTTCCTGCGTCGCTTGCCCCAGGAGGCGGCGCACGGCGACCGCACCGGCCGCGTTCTTCGTCTGGTCCGCATCGTCAATCTATGGAACGCGCCGGACCAGTTCCGCGGCGACGGCCTTTGTGGACCGCGCTGGACGGTGCGCATGTTCCAGGTTCCGGCGGGCTTCACGCCGCGCCCATCCGCCTTGCACCGGCCCTGGTTTCCGCCGGAACTCGACGCGGCGCCGCAGGCGCGCATGAACGCCTATCTGTATCACCTCAGCATGATGGATCGGCAGGATCGCGAAATCCGTTTCGAGAAATTCCGCGCGATCGATCCCCGTAACGAGCATCAGGCGGCTGGCTACCAGCATCTCGTCGATGAAAGCAATCTGACGCTGCGATCCGTGCGTCCCTGGCGCGGCTATACCGATCTCTCCGGCCCGGCGACGAGAGGTCGCGTCCTACCAACCGGCTATTCCGCCATCCCGGCGCCGGCGCTGCCCGATCGCGCCCTGTTTGACGAGGCGTTGTATCTGTCTCTCAACCCCGACGTTCGGCAGGCGGTGGCCAAGGGTCATTTCCAGAGTGGCTGGCAGCACTTTGAACGGCATGGTGCTGGCGAAGGCCGCAACTGGCGTTCCATGCCGCGCTTCACGGGACTGGATTTCGGCTCGATCTTCCAGAATTGGCGAAGCGCGAAATCATGACGTCCGGCTCGCTGTCTTCCCGCTCTTGCCGCGCTCCTGGAAAGCCGCTTGCTTGTTGAAACGCCGAAATCTGGTGGTCCTCCACCTGGAGAGCATTTCCTGGCGGACGATCCAGTCCTTTCCGGAAGCATTTCCGCATTTGAGCCGGTTTATGCCGACGGCGCGGGTATACCGCTCTTATTTCTCGTCCGCGACCTCGACCCAGATGGTCCTCGCCTATCTGTTTCACGGCAATGATTTTGAGATGGATGCGGGGACCGGTCTCTGCAAACCGGCCGCCAACAATCCTAGTCTCTTTTCGACACTGGAAGAGACCGGCTACCGGACGGACTTTCTCTGCGCCAGCGCCCAGCCGGCAAAGCGGATGCTTCCCTTGCTTGCCGACAGTCTGCCCCCGGTCTGGGCGACGAACGACTTCAGCGCGCTTTCGCGCAAGTTCGACGATGCGACCGACACGAACGGCTTTGCGATCTATGTCTGGAACCTGGTGACGCATATCGAACATGCGATGGCGCTGGCGCCGCATGCCGAGGGTCTCGACGATCTGATCGGCGGCGCGTGCGCGGTCGCGGACCACACGCTCGGCGCGATGCTCGCCCTGCTCGAGCGCAAGGGGCTGATGGACGATACGACCATCGTGATCTTCGGCGATCATGGCGACGACTACTGGACGCACGGCTTCAAGAAGGGGCTGCTCCACGGCGTCGAGCCGCACACGCAGATCGTTCATTGTCCCTTGCTCATTCGTGATGCGTCCTTGCCGGCCGGAAACGACTACGGCTTGGCGAGTACCATCGATCTCGCGCCGACATGCCTCGATCTTCTCGGCATCAAGGCGCTGTTGCCGTTCGCGGAGTCCGGCCAAAGCCTGGTCCAGACCGAGCGCCGGACCGTCGCGTGTTCCCAGAATTTCACCGGCAGCCAACCCGACTCGGTCGACATGGACACGCGCAAGGCCTT encodes:
- a CDS encoding hydantoinase/oxoprolinase family protein, with amino-acid sequence MGLRFAVDTGGTFTDLMVATEDGVLSMHKASTTPSDPVAGVIDSLRIAAEAAGEDLHSYLGRGEILVHGTTHAINAIVTGSTARTAFLTTKGHPDTLVFREGGRIEPFNFTVPYTEPYVPRALTFEVPERITVSGAVKTPLDEAAVIEILAKLKAAEVEAIGVSFLWSVVDPAHELAVGALIEKHLPGVPYTLSHEINPSIREYRRASSTCIDASLKPVMGAYMRGLEQRLRDAGFQGRVLVVTSQGGVMDAARVAEAPVHLINSGPSMAPVAAKAYGADDAAETLIVGDTGGTTFDVSLVRRGRIPRSRETWLGQPFRSHMTGMPSVDVKSIGAGGGSIAWVDAGGLLHVGPKSAGAVPGPVCYGRGGKKPTLTDASVALGFIDAEFFLGGKMALNKQGALDAIRTDVAEPLGKTVEQAAEVIVALATEHMVQAIMDITVNQGIDPTQATFVAGGGAAGINCVAIARRLGCKRVLVTEAGAALSASGALISDLTAHQQAMFHSRSDSFDVDGVNKVLAGLKASCDAFAAGPGAGAKAVEIDWSTEARYMDQAWEIEVPLRVPSFVGGDDVRTLVADFHQMHQDIFAVSDDKAEIETVSWNAEVRCRIGSGVPGRLAADSRPAKLPSRPVRFLGTDWIDADVWRLESIPEGQPLLGPAIVESDFTSIVIDPGAKAWRDASGNLVIEV
- a CDS encoding hydantoinase B/oxoprolinase family protein, with translation MSDTNKMDGSTLAVLTARFEGIARKMANTLHRTGRSGILTIARDFSCVVLTAKHELLATAESLPNHVLRGPDIMSRTMTDNHPVLKRGDAFLHNSPYHGCTHPADHSILIPIIDEAGVHRFTVLAKAHQADCGNSLPTTYMGAALDVYNEGALIFPAVKVQDNYQHVMDIIRMCQMRIRVPDQWWGDYLATLGAARVGEREILALGKEIGWDRLEDYSQQWFDYSEKRMIEVIRALPKGRVTRTSTHDAFPGTPAEGVTITATVEVKPEEAMIEVDMTDNPDSMPNGLNLSEACSLSAPMIGIFNSIDHTVPKNEGSFRRIKIHLRDGCVVGRPRHPTSCSVATTNIADRVANPVQAALAELADGLGQAETGALIPPSCGVVSGVHDGKPFVNEVYLGCTGGAGTPWTDGWLTILHVGNAGMCYQDSIEIDELRHPIFVHARRLISDSEGAGRFRGALGAYSEFAPVDCSMTVAYVSDGNVNPALGTRGGLAGATSAQYRRLADGTLQPVPACAEVVIGPDETMVSISGGGGGYGHPHERDPARVLHDVKEGWISRDRAASVYGVVLTDDNRVDAERTAEARQALDPA
- a CDS encoding glycosyltransferase family 2 protein, translating into MSVFCLIAVRNEERYLPGFLHHIRDHVDGIIALDDGSTDGTTQILANEPRVASVLSEARGGPPHANETRNRHRLLVEAARLGARWVLCADADERFEDAFLRRLPQEAAHGDRTGRVLRLVRIVNLWNAPDQFRGDGLCGPRWTVRMFQVPAGFTPRPSALHRPWFPPELDAAPQARMNAYLYHLSMMDRQDREIRFEKFRAIDPRNEHQAAGYQHLVDESNLTLRSVRPWRGYTDLSGPATRGRVLPTGYSAIPAPALPDRALFDEALYLSLNPDVRQAVAKGHFQSGWQHFERHGAGEGRNWRSMPRFTGLDFGSIFQNWRSAKS
- a CDS encoding sulfatase-like hydrolase/transferase; this translates as MKRRNLVVLHLESISWRTIQSFPEAFPHLSRFMPTARVYRSYFSSATSTQMVLAYLFHGNDFEMDAGTGLCKPAANNPSLFSTLEETGYRTDFLCASAQPAKRMLPLLADSLPPVWATNDFSALSRKFDDATDTNGFAIYVWNLVTHIEHAMALAPHAEGLDDLIGGACAVADHTLGAMLALLERKGLMDDTTIVIFGDHGDDYWTHGFKKGLLHGVEPHTQIVHCPLLIRDASLPAGNDYGLASTIDLAPTCLDLLGIKALLPFAESGQSLVQTERRTVACSQNFTGSQPDSVDMDTRKAFAVHNGSHSLLVSSRGMELFNHRLDPGNHCNLLHFFDLDRDGGLVFVGADGARPHFATAMAHMLGRQGTVGDDFQRLRAALRTWLGKKQAYIEARTPAPSRALDPACLHRINRHGRDAFFDRAAANNDWIPQSLQKVWNSLLRRSDDVRR